The following are encoded together in the Pelagicoccus enzymogenes genome:
- a CDS encoding ribonuclease R family protein encodes MKIRERIIALMQQADYAPLDKSGISAELGLGKKERRTLDYEVRLLLANGDIVRIKGDRFAIPKDVDLVTGTIKFRQKGSAILIPDATKSDPNPKPVQINAEDTSVAMHDDKVVVRIADAPPNQPLWKNRNKKPGPPLEGPFGRVIRIQKRARDTVVGTLCKTRFFHYVAPDDPRIIHDIYVPPPEESGLNPVPVVGDKVVAKLHEWEQRHVNPEGELIANLGKTHEPQAELMAVLHKYNLETEFPPEVMKEAEAVPDKVTKNQLKGRRDLRKAFTFTIDPDDAKDFDDAISLEYPDSKHTRVGIHIADVAAYVRGGTKLDKEAFERGNSTYLVGIVIPMLPRSLSNGICSLVEDEDRLTKSVFVTLDKKGEIVDVDYANTVIRSNKRLTYKQAYALLKNDSLQVARDLQLPPAHQTGSTGRALNTLSNEELGKLQKSIRELWSFASKLRAARFKKGSLNLDMEETKIFVDEKGYADRLEKIHNDESHQLIEEYMLLANECVAREMKRNRLPCIYRVHEDPDEERLNDLREYMATWGIETADLNNRKDLVKLLETLSAHPQSRLLRTQVLRSLKKACYKSTPDGHYGLCKNDYLHFTSPIRRYSDLVTHRVFNHFLNKVRGEPALAEPGPRYNASKAASIAEHLSHTEVNSVEAERESVKVKLLEFFERELDKKPQTAFDAIITEVRNHGMFIELKESSAFGMVHISALRDDLYRLNASGTALIGRKKKNAYSLGQTIQVEVHKVDRFKRQVDFRLCAQQRKDNPKPTIMPSDAAAPASTPPSPKGRGNASRNGRRESSEETKPGPKKFFRKQKKSKKPQRSASSAKPKKSATKSKPSKKAPARKRNK; translated from the coding sequence TCAAATTCCGCCAGAAAGGTTCCGCCATCCTCATCCCGGACGCCACGAAGTCGGACCCAAATCCAAAACCTGTGCAGATCAATGCCGAGGACACCAGCGTCGCCATGCACGACGACAAGGTGGTCGTGCGCATTGCCGACGCCCCGCCCAACCAGCCGCTTTGGAAAAACCGCAACAAAAAGCCCGGCCCTCCCTTGGAAGGCCCTTTCGGCCGCGTCATCCGCATCCAGAAGCGAGCCCGCGACACCGTAGTCGGCACCCTTTGCAAAACCCGCTTCTTCCATTACGTCGCGCCGGACGACCCTCGCATCATCCACGACATCTACGTGCCCCCGCCCGAAGAGTCCGGCCTCAATCCCGTGCCGGTGGTCGGCGACAAAGTCGTCGCCAAGCTGCACGAGTGGGAGCAACGCCACGTCAATCCCGAGGGCGAGCTCATCGCCAACCTCGGCAAGACCCATGAGCCGCAAGCCGAACTCATGGCAGTGCTGCACAAGTACAACCTGGAGACCGAGTTCCCACCCGAGGTCATGAAGGAAGCGGAAGCCGTACCCGACAAGGTGACCAAGAACCAGCTCAAAGGACGGCGCGATCTGAGAAAAGCCTTCACCTTCACCATCGACCCCGACGACGCCAAGGACTTCGACGACGCCATCTCCCTCGAGTATCCAGACAGCAAGCACACCCGCGTCGGCATCCATATCGCCGACGTCGCCGCCTACGTGCGCGGCGGCACCAAGCTGGACAAGGAAGCCTTCGAGCGCGGCAACTCCACCTACCTCGTCGGCATCGTCATCCCCATGCTGCCCCGCTCCCTCTCCAACGGAATCTGCAGCCTTGTAGAAGACGAAGACCGCCTCACCAAATCCGTATTCGTCACCTTAGACAAAAAGGGCGAGATCGTAGACGTGGACTACGCCAACACCGTGATCCGCAGCAACAAGCGCCTCACCTACAAGCAAGCCTACGCCCTGCTCAAGAACGACAGCCTGCAGGTCGCTCGCGACTTGCAGCTCCCGCCCGCCCATCAAACCGGGTCCACCGGACGCGCCCTCAACACCCTCAGCAACGAGGAACTCGGCAAACTCCAGAAGTCCATCCGCGAACTCTGGAGCTTCGCCTCCAAGCTGCGCGCCGCCCGCTTCAAGAAAGGCAGCCTCAACCTCGACATGGAAGAAACCAAAATCTTCGTCGACGAAAAGGGCTACGCAGACCGCCTGGAGAAAATCCACAACGACGAGAGCCACCAGCTCATCGAGGAATACATGCTGCTGGCCAACGAATGCGTCGCCCGCGAGATGAAGCGCAACCGCCTCCCCTGCATCTACCGCGTGCACGAAGACCCCGACGAGGAACGCCTCAACGACCTCCGCGAATACATGGCGACCTGGGGCATCGAAACCGCTGACCTCAACAATCGCAAGGACCTCGTCAAGCTGCTCGAAACGCTCTCCGCCCACCCGCAGAGCCGCCTCCTGCGCACCCAAGTACTGCGCTCGCTCAAGAAAGCCTGCTACAAGTCCACCCCCGACGGACACTACGGACTCTGCAAGAACGACTACCTGCACTTCACGTCTCCAATCCGCCGATACAGCGACTTGGTGACGCACCGCGTCTTCAACCACTTCCTCAACAAGGTTCGTGGCGAGCCCGCCCTCGCCGAGCCCGGCCCGCGCTACAACGCCTCCAAGGCGGCAAGCATTGCCGAGCACCTCAGCCACACTGAGGTCAATTCCGTGGAAGCCGAGCGTGAGTCGGTAAAGGTGAAGCTGCTCGAGTTCTTCGAGCGCGAGCTGGACAAGAAACCGCAGACCGCCTTCGACGCCATCATCACCGAAGTGCGCAACCACGGCATGTTCATCGAGCTCAAGGAATCGAGCGCTTTCGGCATGGTCCACATCTCCGCATTGCGCGACGACCTCTATCGCCTCAACGCCAGCGGCACCGCCCTCATCGGTCGCAAGAAGAAAAACGCCTACTCCCTTGGGCAGACCATCCAGGTCGAGGTTCACAAGGTCGACCGCTTCAAGCGCCAGGTCGACTTCCGCCTCTGCGCCCAGCAGCGCAAGGACAATCCCAAGCCAACCATCATGCCATCCGACGCAGCCGCGCCCGCAAGCACGCCGCCCTCGCCGAAGGGGAGAGGAAACGCGTCGCGAAATGGCCGCCGCGAATCGTCCGAAGAAACGAAACCCGGCCCCAAGAAATTCTTCCGCAAACAGAAGAAGTCCAAGAAACCTCAGCGATCCGCTTCGAGCGCCAAGCCGAAAAAATCCGCGACAAAATCGAAGCCAAGCAAAAAGGCCCCCGCCCGGAAGCGAAACAAGTAG